One Pyrus communis chromosome 13, drPyrComm1.1, whole genome shotgun sequence genomic window carries:
- the LOC137713560 gene encoding xylan glycosyltransferase MUCI21-like, protein MARYQRHQHYQWRKVEKACAAAEEDEESQTTTFLMEFANSGYYYKRTSPKLLYLLFISFLSCSFILAPHLFSSTTTFSHLYSTPVEDMDVNVPLCSSISNGTICCDRSNIRSDICVMKGDVRTHSASSTIFLYRSTEGSSFQNRVSDVVEENEEDETEELEHEKVKPYTRKWETSVMDTIDELQLIAKKDTLGMHHRCDVQHDVPAVFFSTGGYTGNVYHEFNDGIMPLFITSQRFNKKVVFVILDYHNWWVMKYGDIVSQLSDYPPIDFSGDTRTHCFPEVTVGLRIHDELTVDSSLMEGSASIVDFRNLLDRAYWPRIKSLIEDEEREAQEKLSASLASKSSFEPESEVQEDQFKKPKLVIISRNGSRAITNENLLVRMAAQIGFEVNVLRPDRTTELAKIYRALNASDVMIGVHGAAMTHFMFMKPGSVFIQVVPLGTEWAAKEYYGEPARKLGLKYIGYQILTRESSLYAKYDKDDPVLRDPESVNKMGWEYTKKIYLDGQTVRLDLGRFRKRLVRAYGYIFHRLNYHPHLQSP, encoded by the exons ATGGCGCGGTATCAGCGGCACCAGCACTACCAATggagaaaagttgaaaaggctTGTGCAGCCGCAGAGGAAGATGAAGAATCACAGACCACCACCTTTCTAATGGAGTTTGCAAACTCTGGTTACTATTACAAGAGAACGAGTCCCAAGCTTCTCTATCTCCTCTTCATCTCTTTCCTCTCTTGCAGCTTCATCTTGGCCCCTCATCTTTTCAGCTCCACCACCACTTTCTCTCACCTAT aTTCAACACCTGTGGAAGATATGGATGTAAATGTTCCCTTGTGTTCTTCAATCTCTAACG GAACTATATGTTGCGATCGAAGCAATATTCGTTCGGATATTTGTGTAATGAAAGGGGATGTAAGAACGCACTCTGCTTCCTCCACTATCTTCCTCTACCGATCTACAGAAGGAAGTAGCTTCCAAAATCGCGTTTCTGATGTCGTTgaggaaaatgaagaagatgaaacaGAGGAACTAGAGCATGAAAAGGTCAAACCGTATACACGGAAATGGGAAACAAGTGTCATGGACACCATTGATGAATTACAGCTCATTGCCAAGAAAGACACTCTAGGCATGCACCACCGGTGTGATGTGCAGCATGATGTTCCGGCAGTGTTTTTCTCAACCGGGGGATATACCGGTAATGTCTATCATGAATTTAATGATGGGATTATGCCATTGTTCATTACTTCCCAGCGTTTCAACAAGAAGGTTGTGTTTGTCATTCTCGATTACCATAATTGGTGGGTGATGAAATATGGTGACATTGTTTCTCAACTATCAGATTATCCACCTATAGACTTTAGTGGAGATACAAGAACTCATTGCTTCCCAGAGGTCACAGTTGGTTTGAGGATTCACGACGAGCTCACTGTGGATTCTTCACTGATGGAGGGAAGTGCGAGCATTGTTGACTTTCGAAATCTTCTAGACCGAGCCTACTGGCCTCGAATTAAAAGTCTTATTGAAGACGAGGAACGGGAAGCACAGGAAAAGCTGTCTGCATCTTTGGCATCTAAAAGCTCTTTCGAACCTGAGAGTGAAGTGCAAGAAGATCAGTTCAAGAAGCCTAAACTGGTCATCATATCTCGAAATGGATCAAGAGCGATAACAAATGAGAATTTATTGGTGAGAATGGCTGCGCAAATTGGGTTTGAAGTTAACGTTTTGAGACCTGACCGCACGACAGAGTTAGCAAAGATTTATCGGGCCCTTAATGCGAGTGATGTGATGATTGGGGTTCATGGTGCTGCCATGACACACTTTATGTTCATGAAGCCTGGGTCTGTGTTTATCCAAGTTGTTCCCCTTGGCACTGAGTGGGCAGCCAAGGAGTATTATGGGGAACCTGCAAGGAAGCTCGGCTTAAAATACATCGGCTACCAAATTCTAACTCGGGAGAGCTCGTTATACGCCAAATATGATAAGGATGATCCTGTTCTTAGGGATCCAGAGAGTGTAAACAAAATGGGATGGGAATACACAAAGAAAATCTATCTTGATGGCCAAACTGTGAGATTAGACCTCGGAAGATTTCGGAAACGATTGGTTCGTGCTTACGGCTACATCTTCCACAGGTTGAACTATCACCCCCATCTTCAATCACCGTAG